A single genomic interval of Aedes aegypti strain LVP_AGWG chromosome 1, AaegL5.0 Primary Assembly, whole genome shotgun sequence harbors:
- the LOC110674317 gene encoding uncharacterized protein LOC110674317, translated as MESNTGVDYARVRPMLELARSFVEPMTDQIKYLVTGGLTEAQSIDADGENNEDVVVRGIGSNPIQEMRLEKGIPPTYPLQWFAANKWNKPPITLPGPRAGANLNDYYHIITNTYRRESVSVTSSLTFLQLLCRQIAGLLRFDWVSLGVLIGYKDSMINPLDVFTVRITEINTNIGSSQEDVSDDMLYDLALLILGGFRIHMASNQTYIDRLQTALKAQLINPDFSDGVEVAITNFAQLYSDPEFVKLACGMDMFFAVFPQHNRAKLRFGTLIMAHKDCTGLSAITAGCELMHHTTRVFSRWLMTPVLRSDMNRMTIPGQEICIPYSYSPYLSGLGIVDKSPYSAALNCGLHMFTHMIGCAVPMARSVNAIYFQPSGLQAIIDNAILFIYAHSCTGSLQMQFFRASEVGTVKKVEEESRHYMEEMRKRLQDFKNEEGQRTGSGDEEEDVSRPSTPESSPSEGGGGDLEDLESVSELGGVVEGEPTSRDALDWYMYISRYYHGSLPARMRDVAFDRWSKLTDVRPNTVGEFVKRMSKNVQP; from the coding sequence ATGGAGTCTAACACTGGAGTTGACTATGCACGTGTGCGGCCAATGCTCGAGCTAGCTCGGAGCTTCGTAGAGCCCATGACCGATCAGATCAAATACCTGGTTACAGGAGGACTGACTGAGGCTCAGTCGATTGACGCCGATGGAGAGAATAACGAAGATGTAGTTGTACGAGGTATCGGATCTAACCCGATACAGGAGATGCGCCTGGAGAAGGGTATCCCTCCGACATATCCCCTCCAGTGGTTTGCCGCAAATAAATGGAATAAGCCCCCTATCACGCTACCCGGACCCCGAGCAGGAGCGAATCTGAACGATTATTATCACATCATCACCAACACCTACCGTAGAGAGTCTGTGTCTGTTACCTCCTCTCTGACGTTCCTTCAGCTGCTATGTCGGCAAATCGCCGGTCTCTTGAGGTTCGACTGGGTGTCACTGGGAGTCCTAATCGGTTATAAAGATTCTATGATCAATCCCCTGGATGTATTCACAGTGCGTATCACGGAGATTAACACCAACATCGGATCAAGTCAAGAGGACGTCTCAGACGACATGCTGTATGATCTGGCTCTCCTAATTCTTGGGGGATTCCGGATCCATATGGCGTCAAATCAGACGTACATTGACCGCCTCCAGACCGCCCTTAAGGCACAATTAATAAACCCGGACTTTTCCGATGGCGTAGAGGTAGCGATTACAAACTTTGCTCAACTGTATTCAGATCCGGAATTCGTCAAGCTTGCATGTGGGATGGATATGTTCTTCGCTGTCTTTCCGCAGCACAATCGAGCAAAGTTGCGTTTTGGAACGTTGATTATGGCGCACAAAGATTGCACGGGCCTGTCTGCAATCACGGCCGGTTGTGAGCTCATGCATCACACCACCCGGGTGTTTTCCCGATGGCTTATGACGCCAGTCCTCAGATCAGATATGAATAGGATGACGATCCCGGGCCAGGAGATCTGTATCCCTTACTCGTACAGCCCATATCTCTCGGGGCTCGGCATTGTGGATAAGAGCCCGTATTCAGCCGCACTGAATTGTGGGTTGCATATGTTTACGCATATGATAGGATGCGCGGTTCCAATGGCTCGGTCGGTAAATGCCATTTACTTCCAGCCGTCCGGGCTTCAGGCGATTATCGACAATGCCATTTTGTTCATTTATGCTCATTCCTGCACTGGGTCTCTCCAGATGCAGTTCTTCCGGGCATCGGAAGTCGGAACAGTGAAGAAGGTTGAGGAAGAGTCACGCCACTACATGGAGGAAATGCGCAAGAGGCTCCAAGATTTTAAGAACGAAGAAGGACAGCGAACCGGGTCTggagatgaagaagaagatgtatctCGACCAAGTACTCCTGAATCTTCCCCTAGCGAGGGGGGTGGAGGTGATCTGGAGGATCTCGAGAGTGTTTCAGAGTTAGGAGGTGTGGTGGAAGGCGAGCCTACAAGCCGTGACGCACTAGATTGGTATATGTACATATCCAGATATTACCACGGGTCTCTTCCGGCTAGGATGCGGGATGTTGCTTTCGATAGATGGTCAAAATTAACGGATGTCAGACCAAACACTGTAGGAGAATTCGTCAAGAGGATGAGCAAGAATGTTcagccttga
- the LOC5567833 gene encoding uncharacterized protein LOC5567833, with protein sequence MESNTGVDYARVRPMLELARSFVEPMTDQIKYLVTGGLTEAQSIDADGENNEDVVVRGIGSNPIQEMRLEKGIPPTYPLQWFAANKWNKPPITLPGPRAGANLNDYYHIITNTYRRESVSVTSSLTFLQLLCRQITGLLRFDWVSLGVLIGYKDSMINPLDVFTVRITEINTNIGSSQEDVSDDMLYDLALLILGGFRIHMASNQTYIDRLQTALKAQLINPDFSDGVEVAITNFAQLYSDPEFVKLACGMDMFFAVFPQHNRAKLRFGTLIMAHKDCTGLSAITAGCELMHHTTRVFSRWLMTPVLRSDMNRMTIPGQEICIPYSYSPYLSGLGIVDKSPYSAALNCGLHMFTHMIGCAVPMARSVNAIYFQPSGLQAIIDNAILFIYAHSCTGSLQMQFFRASEVGTVKKVEEESRHYMEEMRKRLQDFKNEEGQRTGSGDEEEDVSRPSTPESSPSEGGGGDLEDLESVSELGGVVEGEPTSRDALDWYMYISRYYHGSFPARMRDVAFDRWSKLTDVRPNTVGEFVKRMSKNVQP encoded by the coding sequence ATGGAGTCTAACACTGGAGTTGACTATGCACGTGTGCGGCCAATGCTCGAGCTAGCTCGGAGCTTCGTAGAGCCCATGACCGATCAGATCAAATACCTGGTTACAGGAGGACTGACTGAGGCTCAGTCGATTGACGCCGATGGAGAGAATAACGAAGATGTAGTTGTACGAGGTATCGGATCTAACCCGATACAGGAGATGCGCCTGGAGAAGGGTATCCCTCCGACATATCCCCTCCAGTGGTTTGCCGCAAATAAATGGAATAAGCCCCCTATCACGCTACCCGGACCCCGAGCAGGAGCGAATCTGAACGATTATTATCACATCATCACCAACACCTACCGTAGAGAGTCTGTGTCTGTTACCTCCTCTCTGACGTTCCTTCAGCTGCTATGTCGGCAAATCACCGGTCTCTTGAGGTTCGACTGGGTGTCACTGGGAGTCCTAATCGGTTATAAAGATTCTATGATCAATCCCCTGGATGTATTCACAGTGCGTATCACGGAGATTAACACCAACATCGGATCAAGTCAAGAGGACGTCTCAGACGACATGCTGTATGATCTGGCTCTCCTAATTCTTGGGGGATTCCGGATCCATATGGCGTCAAATCAGACGTACATTGACCGCCTCCAGACCGCCCTTAAGGCACAATTAATAAACCCGGACTTTTCCGATGGCGTAGAGGTAGCGATTACAAACTTTGCTCAACTGTATTCAGATCCGGAATTCGTCAAGCTTGCATGTGGGATGGATATGTTCTTCGCTGTCTTTCCGCAGCACAATCGAGCAAAGTTGCGTTTTGGAACGTTGATTATGGCGCACAAAGATTGCACGGGCCTGTCTGCAATCACGGCCGGTTGTGAGCTCATGCATCACACCACCCGGGTGTTTTCCCGATGGCTTATGACGCCAGTCCTCAGATCAGATATGAATAGGATGACGATCCCGGGCCAGGAGATCTGTATCCCTTACTCATACAGCCCATATCTCTCGGGGCTCGGCATTGTGGATAAGAGCCCGTATTCAGCCGCACTGAATTGTGGGTTGCATATGTTTACGCATATGATAGGATGCGCGGTTCCAATGGCTCGGTCGGTAAATGCCATTTACTTCCAGCCGTCCGGGCTTCAGGCGATTATCGACAATGCCATTTTGTTCATTTATGCTCATTCCTGCACTGGGTCTCTCCAGATGCAGTTCTTCCGGGCATCGGAAGTCGGAACAGTGAAGAAGGTTGAGGAAGAGTCACGCCACTACATGGAGGAAATGCGCAAGAGGCTCCAAGATTTTAAGAACGAAGAAGGACAGCGAACCGGGTCTggagatgaagaagaagatgtatctCGACCAAGTACTCCTGAATCTTCCCCTAGCGAGGGGGGTGGAGGTGATCTGGAGGATCTCGAGAGTGTTTCAGAGTTAGGAGGTGTGGTGGAAGGCGAGCCTACAAGCCGTGACGCACTAGATTGGTATATGTACATATCCAGATATTACCACGGGTCTTTTCCGGCTAGGATGCGGGATGTTGCTTTCGATAGATGGTCAAAATTAACGGATGTCAGACCAAACACTGTAGGAGAATTCGTCAAGAGGATGAGCAAGAATGTTcagccttga
- the LOC110674318 gene encoding uncharacterized protein LOC110674318: protein MESNTGVDYARVRPMLELARSFVEPMTDQIKYLVTGGLTEAQSIDADGENNEDVVVRGIGSNPIQEMRLEKGIPPTYPLQWFAANKWNKPPITLPGPRAGANLNDYYHIITNTYRRESVSVTSSLTFLQLLCRQITGLLRFDWVSLGVLIGYKDPMINPLDVFTVRITEINTNIGSSQEDVSDDMLYDLALLILGGFRIHMASNQTYIDRLQTALKAQLINPDFSDGVEVAITNFAQLYSDPEFVKLACGMDMFFAVFPQHNRAKLRFGTLIMAHKDCTGLSAITAGCELMHHTTRVFSRWLMTPVLRSDMNRMTIPGQEICIPYSYSPYLSGLGIVDKSPYSAALNCGLHMFTHMIGCAVPMARSVNAIYFQPSGLQAIIDNAILFIYAHSCTGSLQMQFFRASEVGTVKKVEEESRHYMEEMRKRLQDFKNEEGQRTGSGDEEEDVSRPSTPESSPSEGGGGDLEDLESVSELGGVVEGEPTSRDALDWYMYISRYYHGSLPARMRDVAFDRWSKLTDVRPNTVGEFVKRMSKNVQP from the coding sequence ATGGAGTCTAACACTGGAGTTGACTATGCACGTGTGCGGCCAATGCTCGAGCTAGCTCGGAGCTTCGTAGAGCCCATGACCGATCAGATCAAATACCTGGTTACAGGAGGACTGACTGAGGCTCAGTCGATTGACGCCGATGGAGAGAATAACGAAGATGTAGTTGTACGAGGTATCGGATCTAACCCGATACAGGAGATGCGCCTGGAGAAGGGTATCCCTCCGACATATCCCCTCCAGTGGTTTGCCGCAAATAAATGGAATAAGCCCCCTATCACGCTACCCGGACCCCGAGCAGGAGCGAATCTGAACGATTATTATCACATCATCACCAACACCTACCGTAGAGAGTCTGTGTCTGTTACCTCCTCTCTGACGTTCCTTCAGCTGCTATGTCGGCAAATCACCGGTCTCTTGAGGTTCGACTGGGTGTCACTGGGAGTCCTAATCGGTTATAAAGATCCTATGATCAATCCCCTGGATGTATTCACAGTGCGTATCACGGAGATTAACACCAACATCGGATCAAGTCAAGAGGACGTCTCAGACGACATGCTGTATGATCTGGCTCTCCTAATTCTTGGGGGATTCCGGATCCATATGGCGTCAAATCAGACGTACATTGACCGCCTCCAGACCGCCCTTAAGGCACAATTAATAAACCCGGACTTTTCCGATGGCGTAGAGGTAGCGATTACAAACTTTGCTCAACTGTATTCAGATCCGGAATTCGTCAAGCTTGCATGTGGGATGGATATGTTCTTCGCTGTCTTTCCGCAGCACAATCGAGCAAAGTTGCGTTTTGGAACGTTGATTATGGCGCACAAAGATTGCACGGGCCTGTCTGCAATCACGGCCGGTTGTGAGCTCATGCATCACACCACCCGGGTGTTTTCCCGATGGCTTATGACGCCAGTCCTCAGATCAGATATGAATAGGATGACGATCCCGGGCCAGGAGATCTGTATCCCTTACTCATACAGCCCATATCTCTCGGGGCTCGGCATTGTGGATAAGAGCCCGTATTCAGCCGCACTGAATTGTGGGTTGCATATGTTTACGCATATGATAGGATGCGCGGTTCCAATGGCTCGGTCTGTAAATGCCATTTACTTCCAGCCGTCCGGGCTTCAGGCGATTATCGACAATGCCATTTTGTTCATTTATGCTCATTCCTGCACTGGGTCTCTCCAGATGCAGTTCTTCCGGGCATCGGAAGTCGGAACAGTGAAGAAGGTTGAGGAAGAGTCACGCCACTACATGGAGGAAATGCGCAAGAGGCTCCAAGATTTTAAGAACGAAGAAGGACAGCGAACCGGGTCTggagatgaagaagaagatgtatctCGACCAAGTACTCCTGAATCTTCCCCTAGCGAGGGGGGTGGAGGTGATCTGGAGGATCTCGAGAGTGTTTCAGAGTTAGGAGGTGTGGTGGAAGGCGAGCCTACAAGCCGTGACGCACTAGATTGGTATATGTATATATCCAGATATTACCACGGGTCTCTTCCGGCTAGGATGCGGGATGTTGCTTTCGATAGATGGTCAAAATTAACGGATGTCAGACCAAACACTGTAGGAGAATTCGTCAAGAGGATGAGCAAGAATGTTcagccttga